The bacterium genome contains a region encoding:
- a CDS encoding type II secretion system F family protein yields MLPILSLVFLTFMCVALGILTMTEKTPALSRLLRLHDASGVDIARDPEEMSERRDLREGLAALATQFAGKAGRPDGKGYGSVRLRLIQAGYRRPSALSVYMGSRVALTLFLGTIVLTTPLTWGMENLHMFGALAGAAGLGFVLPGMFVDQQRRRRQRDIQRGLPDVIDLMVVCLEAGLGLSAALLRVATEFAQSNPTIASEFRLVVLETQAGKSNSHALRGLAERTGVADISSFVAMLIQTERFGTDLADTFRVHSEAMRHARLLAAEELAQKAPVKMLVPAACFIFPATLIVTIGPGIMQIMKAFE; encoded by the coding sequence ATGCTGCCTATTCTGTCACTCGTATTCCTAACATTCATGTGTGTCGCTCTCGGAATTCTGACGATGACCGAGAAGACGCCGGCGCTCAGTCGTCTTCTGCGCTTGCACGATGCCTCGGGGGTGGACATCGCGCGAGATCCTGAAGAGATGAGCGAACGGCGGGACCTTCGCGAGGGCCTCGCGGCCCTCGCGACTCAGTTTGCAGGCAAGGCAGGGCGCCCGGACGGCAAGGGCTACGGAAGCGTCCGCCTACGCCTGATTCAGGCGGGTTACCGCCGACCCTCCGCTCTGTCCGTGTACATGGGCAGTCGCGTGGCGCTGACACTGTTTCTCGGCACGATCGTTCTGACCACGCCGCTTACCTGGGGCATGGAGAACCTTCATATGTTTGGCGCACTCGCCGGGGCTGCAGGGCTGGGATTCGTGCTGCCCGGAATGTTCGTCGACCAGCAGCGTCGTCGCCGTCAGCGGGACATCCAGCGCGGTCTGCCTGATGTGATCGATCTGATGGTCGTCTGTCTGGAGGCCGGACTCGGCCTTTCTGCCGCTCTCTTGCGTGTGGCCACTGAGTTCGCCCAGAGCAATCCGACGATCGCTTCGGAATTCCGGCTCGTCGTGCTCGAGACGCAGGCCGGCAAGAGCAATTCGCATGCACTTCGCGGACTCGCAGAACGCACGGGAGTTGCCGATATCAGTTCGTTTGTCGCCATGCTGATCCAGACGGAACGGTTCGGCACGGATCTCGCAGATACCTTCCGTGTCCACTCGGAGGCCATGCGTCACGCAAGGCTCCTGGCTGCCGAGGAGCTGGCGCAGAAGGCGCCTGTGAAGATGTTGGTGCCTGCGGCGTGTTTCATCTTCCCGGCGACCCTGATCGTGACCATCGGACCCGGAATCATGCAGATCATGAAGGCCTTTGAATAG
- a CDS encoding tetratricopeptide repeat protein — translation MLKFSSSTRITQRCVALGLLIFSAELAGCASFNSAEVVNGFPAALERQQALEAARAAEPAQPEVGFEELMAQADQRRDQNKVSEAALLYIRALGLEPGSSAPRQRLAFMHLENDPAHAQMIFEQLLESDPNSADAYTGLGLAQMVLGDVEPARDSLESAISLGATTGRPAAALGVIYDRLGEFSVAQGHYRQALELEPGNADTLNNLGTSQMLDGEFGAAVGSFERALRRRPGDFAFLNNLGLAHGRLGQYAQARDAFEKADTDAAINNLGYVLSMNGEFAQAIEHYEQALLSGRGDRLTVLQNLHAAQLELYGKWEPTPEPAPVAVPKKPKTKVSVAKPRAKRDAALDERLWLQ, via the coding sequence ATGCTGAAGTTCAGTTCTTCCACTCGGATCACGCAGCGCTGCGTTGCTCTTGGCCTGCTGATCTTCAGTGCCGAACTTGCCGGTTGCGCATCGTTCAATTCGGCTGAAGTGGTCAATGGCTTCCCCGCCGCTTTGGAGCGCCAGCAGGCGCTTGAGGCGGCGAGAGCGGCGGAGCCCGCCCAACCGGAGGTGGGCTTCGAAGAACTGATGGCACAGGCCGATCAGCGGCGCGATCAGAACAAGGTCTCGGAAGCTGCACTGCTCTATATTCGCGCGCTGGGCCTGGAGCCGGGAAGTAGCGCTCCCCGCCAACGCCTGGCGTTCATGCATCTCGAGAACGATCCGGCGCACGCGCAGATGATCTTCGAGCAACTTCTTGAAAGCGATCCGAACTCGGCAGATGCCTACACCGGACTGGGTCTGGCCCAGATGGTGTTGGGCGATGTAGAGCCTGCTCGCGATTCTCTTGAAAGTGCAATCTCACTCGGCGCGACGACGGGCCGACCGGCCGCGGCGCTCGGCGTAATCTACGATCGACTCGGAGAGTTCAGCGTAGCGCAGGGGCACTACCGTCAGGCGCTCGAACTCGAGCCGGGCAATGCAGATACTCTCAATAACCTCGGCACCTCACAGATGCTCGACGGTGAGTTCGGTGCAGCGGTCGGTAGCTTTGAACGCGCACTGCGTCGTCGTCCAGGGGATTTCGCGTTCCTGAACAATCTGGGTCTGGCCCACGGTCGACTCGGCCAGTATGCCCAGGCAAGAGACGCCTTCGAAAAGGCGGATACGGACGCAGCGATCAACAATCTGGGTTATGTGCTCTCGATGAACGGGGAGTTCGCACAGGCGATCGAGCACTACGAGCAGGCTCTGCTTTCGGGAAGAGGGGATCGCCTCACGGTTCTTCAGAACCTGCACGCAGCCCAGCTTGAACTCTACGGAAAGTGGGAACCCACTCCGGAACCGGCTCCGGTCGCGGTCCCCAAGAAGCCGAAGACCAAAGTGTCCGTGGCAAAACCCAGAGCAAAGCGCGACGCAGCCTTGGATGAGCGTCTGTGGCTGCAGTAG